A region from the Triticum urartu cultivar G1812 chromosome 1, Tu2.1, whole genome shotgun sequence genome encodes:
- the LOC125533119 gene encoding putative protein Brevis radix-like 5, with protein sequence MHACFRGGAGDSRAARSISVVRGLAKNMKAMSLKAKAAGGVGHARPRRRQQKEADRERYMDGSGLTSAKITPAHLQDEADDRRHDHLLHTEDRDKCCSPSLDADDDAAEKGDDGAYEWVAEPEPGVLMTLAPRPDGTNRLRKVRFRDELFDDWAAQSWWADNHDRIVELYSLVTQSDGDGNDDTPATPCQSESDEEEALPDDAMAAGEPSSGSRSSGTAGSPILGLVTAPDTLRGCKTPPTVTSTPKAVAPAAQEDEEEEEGDISDHHQRNTPWSEWVEEYEPGVFITVRAYPDHPLQLRHVELSREKFGEVKARVWWQENKDRLRSFYSF encoded by the exons ATGCACGCGTGCTTCCGTGGCGGCGCCGGCGACAGCAGGGCCGCCAGGTCCATCAGCGTCGTCAGGGGCTTGGCCAAGAAC ATGAAGGCCATGTCTCTCAAGGCGAAGGCGGCCGGGGGTGTCGGTCATGCGCGGCCGCGGCGGAGGCAGCAGAAGGAGGCGGACCGTGAGCGTTACATGGATGGTTCAGGGCTGACGTCGGCCAAGATCACGCCGGCGCATCTGCAGGACGAAGCGGACGACCGCCGGCATGATCATCTGCTGCACACGGAGGACCGGGACAAGTGCTGCTCTCCTTCGCTGGACGCCGACGACGATGCGGCTGAGAAGGGCGACGACGGCGCCTACGAGTGGGTGGCGGAGCCGGAGCCGGGCGTGCTGATGACGCTGGCGCCGCGCCCCGACGGCACCAACCGCCTCCGGAAGGTGCGGTTCCGGGACGAGCTGTTCGACGACTGGGCGGCGCAGAGCTGGTGGGCGGACAACCACGACCGCATCGTCGAGCTCTACAGCCTTGTAACCCAGTCCGACGGCGATGGCAACGACGACACACCTGCCACCCCGTGCCAGTCCGAGTCCGACGAAGAAGAAGCGCTGCCG GATGATGCGATGGCGGCCGGCGAGCCGTCCAGCGGGAGCAGGTCGAGCGGCACGGCGGGGTCGCCGATACTGGGCCTGGTCACCGCGCCCGACACCCTCAGAGGATGCAAAACGCCACCAACAGTGACCTCGACACCTAAAGCGGTGGCGCCGGCGGCCCaagaagacgaggaggaggaggagggcgacATCAGCGACCACCACCAGAGGAACACGCCGTGGAGCGAGTGGGTCGAGGAGTACGAGCCCGGCGTGTTCATCACCGTCCGGGCCTACCCCGATCACCCCCTGCAGCTCCGGCACGTCGAACTCAG CCGTGAGAAGTTCGGCGAGGTAAAGGCGAGGGTGTGGTGGCAGGAGAACAAGGACAGGCTGCGCAGCTTCTACTCCTTCTGA
- the LOC125538986 gene encoding F-box protein At2g26160-like, translating to MEAENKTHSQPPPLWSDLPLDLAGLVLSLLPAYADRARFAAVCPQWRAAARQKLQTPALPLLALPNRTFYSIPYDKAFRFPGCGFAGYKSVCGSWLVFPRDDGCFLVNPFSRAVVTLPPLSSVRLRPPNAVAKWSLEHGSKYADPYPTWMHINKSKKLHAIKLILCSSNLVAALVGVQHTSQILICQPGALSWSVRACDECKDFEDMAFYQGKLYALDDDENLLVVNISNDQSTGDPRVSWIGRVIEGKADFRLYHVASEENGLPVKKLYLVESRGMLLMVRRNIWC from the coding sequence ATGGAAGCAGAGAACAAGACGCACTCGCAGCCACCGCCGTTATGGTCAGACCTGCCGCTGGACCTGGCAGGCCTGGTGCTCAGCCTGCTCCCCGCGTACGCCGACCGCGCCCGCTTCGCTGCGGTGTGCCCGCAATGGCGCGCCGCCGCGAGGCAGAAGCTCCAGACCCCTGCGCTGCCCCTGCTCGCGCTGCCAAACCGCACCTTCTACAGCATCCCCTATGATAAGGCCTTCCGCTTTCCAGGGTGCGGCTTTGCTGGGTACAAGAGCGTCTGTGGCAGCTGGCTTGTCTTCCCCCGCGACGATGGGTGCTTCCTTGTCAACCCTTTCTCCAGGGCGGTCGtgacgctccctcctctctcgaGCGTCCGACTCCGGCCTCCAAATGCAGTCGCTAAATGGTCACTTGAGCACGGGTCAAAATATGCCGACCCTTACCCTACATGGATGCATATCAATAAGTCAAAGAAGCTGCACGCAATTAAGCTAATCCTGTGCTCGTCAAACCTTGTTGCCGCACTGGTCGGCGTTCAACACACTAGTCAGATCCTAATCTGCCAGCCAGGGGCCTTGTCGTGGTCGGTACGCGCGTGTGATGAATGTAAGGATTTTGAAGACATGGCATTCTACCAGGGCAAGCTCTATGCCCTTGACGATGACGAGAACCTCCTTGTGGTGAACATCAGCAACGACCAAAGCACCGGCGATCCACGGGTTTCTTGGATTGGAAGGGTCATCGAGGGCAAGGCGGATTTCAGGTTATACCATGTTGCGTCTGAAGAGAACGGTTTGCCCGTCAAGAAGCTCTATCTGGTTGAATCGCGTGGCATGTTGCTGATGGTACGCAGGAATATTTGGTGCTAG